TCGAACAGGCGGTGGCGGCGCCGTTCGCCACCCGCCAGCTCGCGGACCTCGGAGCCCGGGTGATCAAGGTCGAGCGACCGGACGGCGGCGACTTCGCACGCGCGTACGACACCGCGGCGCAGGGACTCGCCTCGCACTTCGTCTGGTGCAACCGCGGCAAGGAGTCACTCGCCGTCGACCTCAAGGACCCGCGCGGGATCGCCGTGGTGCGCCGACTGGTCGCCGGCGCCGATGTGTTCGTACAGAACCTCGCGCGGGGCGCCGCGGCACGGCTCGGGCTGGACGCGGCGACGCTCTGCGCGGAGTTCCCGCGGCTCGTGGCGGTGGACATCTCCGGGTACGGGGCGGACGGCCCGCACGCCCACAGGCGTGCGTACGACATGCTGGTGCAGTGCGAGGCGGGTCTGGTGTCCGTGACCGGGACTCCCGAGCAGCCGGTGAAGGCAGGCATCCCGGCGGCGGATGTCGCGGCGGCGATGTACGCGTTCTCGGGGGCGCTCGCCGCGCTGCTGCGACGGGCCACCACGGGGCTCGGCGGGCCGGTGGAGATCTCGATGCTGGACTCACTCGCCGAATGGATGGGGCACCCCCTGCACCACGGCATGCATGGCGGCACACCACCGGCGCGCACCGGCCTCGCACACGCCGTGATCGCCCCGTACGACGCGTACGCCACCGCGGACGGCGGCCAAGTGCTGCTGTCCGTGCAGAACGACCGCGAGTGGCGACGGCTCGCGGAACGGGTGCTGGAGCGCCCGGAGCTGGGTGAGGACCCCGTCTTCGCCACGAACGCGGCCCGCACCGCCCACCGCGCCGAGACCGACGCGGTGGTGGGCGATGCGCTGGCGTGCCTCGCCACCGATACCGCGGTCGCCCGCCTGGAGGCGGCCGGTATCGCCTGCGCCCGCCTCAACACGGTCGCCGACCTGGCCCGCCACCCCCAGCTCGAAGCCCGCGCCCGTTGGTGTGAGGTCCCTTCCCCCACGGGCCCGCTGCGCGCGCTCCTGCCCCCGATCAACCTGCCGGGCGGTCCTGCGCCCCGGATGGGCGCGATCCCCGCACTCGGCGAGCACACGGACGCGGTACTGCGGGAGGCGGGGCTGAGCGCTCCGGAGATCGCGGACCTCCGGAGCTCCGGGGTGGTCAGCTGAGCCCGGCGCTCAGGCGTGCCGAGCGGGGCGTGCCACACCGCCGGGCCGCACCCCTCACCACTCGCCCCGCGGACGCGAGGCTCACCGTTCGGCAGGCCATCCGGGTGAGCGCTCGATAAACTCCTCGTTTGCCACGCGCGCGGAGGCATCACGATTCGCGGCGCACTCCACACCACACGGACGGAGAGTGAGCGATGCGCAGCAGAGAGAACCGCGTCACGCAGGTGGGCGAACGGCGCGCCGCGTGACCGTCGTGCCGGGTACGCCGGCGCTGCTCGATCCGCTCCTAGACGCGAGCGCGCCGCCCGTACCGGCGCTGTTCGTCGCGGGTGCCGCCCCCGCGGAGCGGACCCTGCTCGACATCCTGGAGCGGACCGCGTGCCGGTACCCAGATGAACCGGCTGTGGACGACGGCAGCGAGACCCTCACGTACCGCGAGCTGATCGCGGAGGTGGAGAAGTTGCGCCTGCGGCTCGCCGCACAGGGGATCGGTGCCGGTGACCGGGTGGGCGTGCGCGTGCCATCCGGGACCGCCGATCTGTATGTGGCCGTCCTGTCGGTGCTCGCGAGCAGCGCGGCCTACGTCCCCGTGGACGCGGAAGACCCCGACGAACGTGCCGAGCTGGTGTTCTCGGAGGCGGCGGTCGCGGCCGTGATCGGGGCCGGGCGCGGCATCACTGTGCGCGGGAGACCGGGCGGGAGGACGCAGCCCGGGCCAGGGCCGGACGACGACGCCTGGGTGATCTTCACATCCGGTTCCACCGGGAAGCCCAAGGGGGTCGCCGTCACCCATCGCAACGCGGCGGCGTTCGTGGACGCGGAGGCGCGGATCTTCCTCGCGGGCGTGCTGTCCGATCCGCTCGGCCCTGGCGACCGGGTGCTCGCCGGCCTTTCGGTCGCCT
This DNA window, taken from Streptomyces sp. SCSIO 30461, encodes the following:
- a CDS encoding CaiB/BaiF CoA-transferase family protein, giving the protein MSQPLPLEGITVVAVEQAVAAPFATRQLADLGARVIKVERPDGGDFARAYDTAAQGLASHFVWCNRGKESLAVDLKDPRGIAVVRRLVAGADVFVQNLARGAAARLGLDAATLCAEFPRLVAVDISGYGADGPHAHRRAYDMLVQCEAGLVSVTGTPEQPVKAGIPAADVAAAMYAFSGALAALLRRATTGLGGPVEISMLDSLAEWMGHPLHHGMHGGTPPARTGLAHAVIAPYDAYATADGGQVLLSVQNDREWRRLAERVLERPELGEDPVFATNAARTAHRAETDAVVGDALACLATDTAVARLEAAGIACARLNTVADLARHPQLEARARWCEVPSPTGPLRALLPPINLPGGPAPRMGAIPALGEHTDAVLREAGLSAPEIADLRSSGVVS